Below is a genomic region from candidate division KSB1 bacterium.
CATTTTTCCACCGGCGAAATGTTTCGCATGTTGGACGTCGACAGCGAGCTCGGCCGGCGCATCATGGAGACCATGCGCCGCGGCGAATTGGTGCCGGACGCGATTACATTTGATTTGTGGCAGCGTCATCTGAACAACGCCACGCTCATCGGCCGTTTTCATCCGGCCAAAGATCTTCTCGTTCTCGACGGCTTTCCGCGCACGCCGCAGCAGGCCGAGATGCTGAAATCCGTTGCCGAGGTGAAGCTGATTCTCCAGCTCGATTGCCCGGACCGCGAAATTCTCGTCGAGCGTTTGCACAAACGTGCGGTGCTCGAAGCACGCCTGGACGACGCCGGCGAAGCCGTGATCCGGCGCCGCTTTGCCGTGTATGACGCCGAGATCGAAAAAACGCTGTGGCATTTTCCGGACGATCTGATCGAGCCGATCAACGTCGCCGTGGCACCAGTGCGGATTTTGTCCGCAATTGGCGAAGCGCTGGCGAGGCGGTTGGCGTGAAACGAATCATCGAGAATGAAGAGAATTTTTTTGCAATTGCATTTGCAAACGCGATGGCTCGTTTTCGGCATCATGTTATTGCCGGCGACGTTCTTGCCGGCGCAACCTCCGGGCTGGCGCGCTGAAGCCGATTCCATCCGGCAGATGATCAAAGCCGCTGAAGATACCACGGTGCGATTGACCGGGGACATCAAAACCTGGAAAGCGCGGGGCGCGCAGCGGTTGACCGGCCGCCAGCAAACGCAATGGGCGTTGCGCTTGGCGGCACTCAATCGGTTTTATCAAACCCTGATTTCGTATTCCGACCGCTGGGAAACGGCGCGAAAATTATCCCCGCAAGAATTTGTCAAGCGTTTCGGCAATTGGGATGAAAACGAATCCGCCTCCGCCGCCGTCAGTCACCTACGATTGCTTGTGCATGTGCTCGCCGCCGACCGCGCGCTTTACGTGATCACCGATTCGCTGCGTTCAGCCGTTGGCGATTCGCGCGCCATGCGCAGCCGGTTGAACGAAGGCAATCGCTCGTTCGGCATTCAATACGGCATTTTTACCGAGATGACCGCGGTTTATTTCGACCCGGCGCGCAACCGCCGCACGCGCGCGCGCTTTTTGCAGTTGAAAGCACAGGAGAATTTTCTCGAAACCATCAAAAATCATGATGAGGCGCTGTATCGTTTTGCCATGGCTTTGCTGGGCGATTCGACGTTGCAGGAAATTTCCAGCCAAAGTGATGTTGCCGTGCTGTGGGCCAATTCGATGGCGGCCCTCGGCGCGATCGCTGAGCCGGGCGCGGATTTAGTCGACCGCACTTTTTACAACCTCTCGCAGTTTTTCGGCAACCTCACAGGAGATTATTTTTTCAAAATCGCCGATTTATTCGGCATCGGCGAATCCCGCGGCCACGCGCTGCCGGAGTTTTATCGCTATTATTCGCATCCGGACGGGCCGAAGAAAGGCTTGCATCCTGCTAAAGTTGCAGCTCTGGCGGAAAATTTGCGCGCCGGCGATGTTATTTTTGAAAAAACACGCTTTGCGCTCACCGATAAATTCATTCCCGGCTATTTCGGCCACGTCGCGATTTATCTCGAAAGCTACGAAGCGCTGCGGCAGCTCGGCGTGTTTGATTCGCCGGCGCTGCGGCAGGCAACGAACGGCATGTCCGCCGCTGAAATCGAGGCGCAGGTTGAAGCGTATGCCGCCGAGTTTGAAACCCTGGCGGAAAAGGAAGAATGGGTGCGCCTGTCGATCATGCGCCGCCGCACCTTTGCCAAAACCCACAACGGCAGGCCGCTCAATCCGCTGCTGTTCGAAGCGCTGTTTCGCTTGCGATATAAGCATGAAAACGTTCTTGAAGCGCTGCGCGACGGCCAGGTCACCTCCGGCCACGAAGGCGGCGTCACGTTGAATCGTTTCGCGCATTTTTTTTACATCGATGATTTCGCGGCGATTCGCCTGCGCCCGGGAATTTTCGACGCGGAAAAATATCGCGAAAATTTGGCGCGCTTTCTGGCACTGGCGCTGTTGCAATACGGCAAGCCGTATGACTTTCAATTCGATGTCAATACGATTGACGCCATCGTGTGCAGCGAGCTGATCTATCAAAGCTTTGTCGACATCGAATTTAAAACCGGAAAATCGCTGACGTCGTACACGATTTCGCCCGATCAAGTGGCGCAGGAGGCCGGAATCAAAACCGCCCTCGATACGCTCGAACTCGATCCGCCGTTC
It encodes:
- a CDS encoding nucleoside monophosphate kinase; the encoded protein is MNRTISKVDMSASTIRYNVILLFGPPGSGKGTWGKILDLVPGFYHFSTGEMFRMLDVDSELGRRIMETMRRGELVPDAITFDLWQRHLNNATLIGRFHPAKDLLVLDGFPRTPQQAEMLKSVAEVKLILQLDCPDREILVERLHKRAVLEARLDDAGEAVIRRRFAVYDAEIEKTLWHFPDDLIEPINVAVAPVRILSAIGEALARRLA
- a CDS encoding YiiX/YebB-like N1pC/P60 family cysteine hydrolase; the encoded protein is MKRIFLQLHLQTRWLVFGIMLLPATFLPAQPPGWRAEADSIRQMIKAAEDTTVRLTGDIKTWKARGAQRLTGRQQTQWALRLAALNRFYQTLISYSDRWETARKLSPQEFVKRFGNWDENESASAAVSHLRLLVHVLAADRALYVITDSLRSAVGDSRAMRSRLNEGNRSFGIQYGIFTEMTAVYFDPARNRRTRARFLQLKAQENFLETIKNHDEALYRFAMALLGDSTLQEISSQSDVAVLWANSMAALGAIAEPGADLVDRTFYNLSQFFGNLTGDYFFKIADLFGIGESRGHALPEFYRYYSHPDGPKKGLHPAKVAALAENLRAGDVIFEKTRFALTDKFIPGYFGHVAIYLESYEALRQLGVFDSPALRQATNGMSAAEIEAQVEAYAAEFETLAEKEEWVRLSIMRRRTFAKTHNGRPLNPLLFEALFRLRYKHENVLEALRDGQVTSGHEGGVTLNRFAHFFYIDDFAAIRLRPGIFDAEKYRENLARFLALALLQYGKPYDFQFDVNTIDAIVCSELIYQSFVDIEFKTGKSLTSYTISPDQVAQEAGIKTALDTLELDPPFELLQWYAEATPLYPAVDSTSAADSLSIRAFMATVREEYGGLNLLAPTERKNFAALNERAKLERDKERERLRRGVPATDTTLGAAPADRAAERRLQNFYIDLKRKIEQARAAGKSEEDVVALKQREIEAFAHAKAPASSERVTALAEDFRSWQVGSAYHPSYLDLYSGATRFLLSVFRSASVADDNGFGRGLDVQLAATNEAPQQSLIYSQHYAFLPFHVQFFNRSGKVHKAIQGGAMLARIARRYKQGDYIEMTALEWRNNAYATSYLPFTLEAGGDKGVLDAILKLTTIGTGHYQHGLHIGEMARLELALLERRNHKNAFAIANVFYGARAQITFGKFRLFAAGKIGARLGQFAERKQQTLSTNFPPLRRWSFGIELFGATLYRPTHHRLEFEVIEDGARFIQGRLQKDRQARLSYRWTVNE